In the genome of Pseudomonas sp. B33.4, the window AACCGTGGTGTGCAGACCGAGGGCGCGGTGGGTCAGGTCGAGGCGGTTGTCGAACAGCACCTTGTCGATGGCCGGCGCGTTGCGCAGGTATTCCTGTTTCAGGTCCAGCGCGTAGCTGTACAAGGCCTTGTCGCTCTGCACGTCGTGTCGCCCCGAATAGCGCTGATTCAGGTATTCACCCAGACGCCCTTCGGCGATCAGTTGGCGCACCTGATCCTGCAATGGCGCGGGATAGGCCTGGAGGTACTTCAACACAGTCATGGACAAGCGACACGGTTCGAAAAAGGTCCGCCAGTGTAGCGAATTCAACCGGGCAGCGCGCTCCAGTCAAACGGTTCGGCAAAACTTGCGGCGTCTTCGGCAACCAATGGCCGCGCCACAAGGAAGCCTTGCACGTACTCGCAGCCGTGAGCTTGCAGCCACTGGTATTGCTCGATGGTTTCCACCCCTTCGGCGATCACCAGCAAACCGTATTGTTTGCACAGACTGATCACCGTGCTGACCAGTGAGGCGTCGCGTTTCGAGTCCGGCAATCGCGCAATGAGATGGCGATCAAGCTTGAGCGTATCCAGCTCCAGATCGCGCAGATGCGCCAGCGAACACGGCCCGGAGCCAAAATCGTCCAGCGCCACGCGCACGCCGAGATTGCGCAGCAAGCGCAACTGCTTGCGGGTCTCGTCGGGGTTTTGCATCAACGCTTCTTCGGTAACCTCGACTTCCAGCTGCCGAGGCTGCAAGGCATGTCGCTCCATGACTTGCCGCAACTCTGTGACCAGATTCGGCAGACTGAACTGGGTGTTGCTCAAACTCACGCCCAGCACCAGATCTTCGGCAAACAGGGTTTCCCAGGCTTTGCGCTGGCCGGCGCCGCGATGATAGATCCAGCTGCCGAGACGACTGATCAGCCGCGCCTCCTCCAGCAATGGCAAAAACAATCCCGGCGGCACATCGCCGACGCTCGGGTGCTGCCAACGCAGCAAGGCTTCGAAACCACGAATCTGCCCCGTGTCGATGGCCACTTGCGGCTGATAGACCAGATTGAAATCACGGTTCTCAATGGCGCTGCGCACGCTTTCCTCGAGCATCAGCCGCGAGCGCGCACGGCCATTCATTTCGTGATCGTAGAAACGGTATTGCTGGCGGCCAGCGCGCTTGGCTTCATACATGGCGATGTCGGATGCGCGCAGCAATCCGTCGAGGTTCGAACCGCAGTCCGGATAAGTGGCGATGCCGATACTGGCGCCCAAGGCGATGTCCAACCCTTCGATCTGCTGACAGATCGACACCCGCTCAATGAGTTTTTCGGCAATCTTCGCCGCTTGCTCGGGGAATTCCAGATCCAGCAGCGCGGTAAATTCATCGCCGCCCATGCGCGCCAGAATGTCGAATGGCCGCAGACAGGCCTTCAATTGCTCGGAGACCCAGCGCAACACCCGATCGCCGACGTCGTGACCGAGTGAATCGTTGACCCGTTTGAAGCCGTCGAGATCCAGATACAGCAACACCCAACTGCTATCACTGCGCTCACCACGCAGAAGCAGATTTTCCACGGTCTGGTAGAAGCCACGACGGTTGAGCAACCCGGTCAGTGGGTCGGTCACTGCTTGAA includes:
- a CDS encoding M48 family metallopeptidase, which gives rise to MTVLKYLQAYPAPLQDQVRQLIAEGRLGEYLNQRYSGRHDVQSDKALYSYALDLKQEYLRNAPAIDKVLFDNRLDLTHRALGLHTTVSRVQGGKLKAKKEIRIASLFKDAAPDFLKMIVVHELAHFKESDHNKAFYKLCEHMLPGYHQVEFDLRVYLTWRDMQA
- a CDS encoding putative bifunctional diguanylate cyclase/phosphodiesterase, which translates into the protein MECAQPPPGEGSSVLLIVDDYPENLISMRALLQRQDWHVLTAASGFEALNILLSHDVDLVLLDVQMPGMDGFEVARLMRGSQRTRLTPIIFLTANEQSQDAVIKGYASGAVDYLFKPFDPQILKPKVQALLEHQRNRRALQRLSHDLEVARAFNASVLDNAAEGILVVGEDGLIRFANPAISRLLNAPVKELEGQEFLDFLQKPHIPLWADSEFYASYKRGETLRLHDALLRTAPGQQVPVALSCAALPTEQHAMVVTVLDMSVVRHLHQQLEFQAVTDPLTGLLNRRGFYQTVENLLLRGERSDSSWVLLYLDLDGFKRVNDSLGHDVGDRVLRWVSEQLKACLRPFDILARMGGDEFTALLDLEFPEQAAKIAEKLIERVSICQQIEGLDIALGASIGIATYPDCGSNLDGLLRASDIAMYEAKRAGRQQYRFYDHEMNGRARSRLMLEESVRSAIENRDFNLVYQPQVAIDTGQIRGFEALLRWQHPSVGDVPPGLFLPLLEEARLISRLGSWIYHRGAGQRKAWETLFAEDLVLGVSLSNTQFSLPNLVTELRQVMERHALQPRQLEVEVTEEALMQNPDETRKQLRLLRNLGVRVALDDFGSGPCSLAHLRDLELDTLKLDRHLIARLPDSKRDASLVSTVISLCKQYGLLVIAEGVETIEQYQWLQAHGCEYVQGFLVARPLVAEDAASFAEPFDWSALPG